Proteins from one Ramlibacter sp. PS4R-6 genomic window:
- the leuS gene encoding leucine--tRNA ligase, whose translation MQERYVPGEVEKAAQSHWTSRDAYRVTEDARKKKFYACSMLPYPSGKLHMGHVRNYTINDMLTRYLRMKGYNVLMPMGWDAFGLPAENAAMKNNVPPAKWTYENIAYMKGQMQAMGLAIDWSREVATCDPSYYKWNQWLFLKMLEKGIAYRKTQVVNWDPVDQTVLANEQVIDGKGWRTGAPVEKREIPGYYLKITDYAQELLEHVQNRLPGWPERVKLMQENWIGKSEGVRFAFPHDIKGDDGQLIQDGRMYVFTTRADTIMGVTFVAVAPEHPLATHAAKSNPKVARFIEDAKKGGTTEAELALRDKEGVPTGLQVMHPLTNEPIDVWVGNYVLMGYGDGAVMGVPGHDERDFAFALKYGLPIMEVVHVDGETYDYKQWHEWYADKERGVTVNSDIFSGFGYQEAVDAVAHALQQKGLGEKKTTWRLRDWGVSRQRYWGTPIPIIHCDQHGAVPVPEKDLPVVLPQDCVPDGSGNPLNKREDFLACKCPVCGKPARRETDTLDTFVDSSWYYMRYCDPAKEDAMVGEGAQYWMPMDQYIGGIEHAILHLLYARFWTKVMRDMGLVKVDEPFTKLLTQGMVLNEAFYRIDTGKHYYWAHELDIERDEHAKVISAKAKADGQPVTYEGWTTMSKSKNNGVDPQDLIEKYGADTARLYTMFTAPPEATLEWNDAALEGSFRFLRRVWAFGHKLGPGSAAPADKAVGAQSKALRREIHTVLRQVDYDYQRMQYNTVVSGAMKLLNALEDFKGAAEANSDAAVRECFGILLRVLYPVTPHIAHALWKELGFAERMGELLDAPWPTVDEEALVQDEVELVLQVNGKHRGSIRVPAGAPREDIEAIALKTEAFAQYGGGHPVKKVVIVPGRLVNVVV comes from the coding sequence ATGCAAGAGAGATACGTCCCCGGCGAAGTCGAGAAGGCCGCGCAGTCGCACTGGACGTCACGCGATGCCTACCGCGTGACGGAGGATGCGCGCAAGAAGAAGTTCTATGCCTGCTCCATGCTGCCCTACCCCTCGGGCAAGCTGCACATGGGGCACGTGCGCAACTACACCATCAACGACATGCTCACGCGCTACCTGCGCATGAAGGGCTACAACGTCCTCATGCCCATGGGCTGGGACGCGTTCGGGCTGCCGGCCGAGAACGCGGCGATGAAGAACAACGTGCCGCCGGCGAAGTGGACGTACGAGAACATCGCGTACATGAAGGGCCAGATGCAGGCCATGGGCCTGGCCATCGACTGGTCGCGCGAGGTCGCCACCTGCGACCCCAGCTACTACAAGTGGAACCAGTGGCTGTTCCTGAAGATGCTCGAGAAGGGCATCGCGTACCGCAAGACGCAGGTGGTGAACTGGGACCCGGTCGACCAGACCGTGCTGGCCAACGAGCAGGTGATCGACGGCAAGGGCTGGCGCACCGGCGCGCCCGTGGAAAAGCGCGAGATCCCCGGCTACTACCTGAAGATCACCGACTACGCGCAGGAACTGCTCGAGCACGTGCAGAACCGCCTGCCGGGCTGGCCCGAGCGCGTGAAGCTGATGCAGGAAAACTGGATCGGCAAGAGCGAGGGCGTGCGCTTCGCCTTCCCGCACGACATCAAGGGCGACGACGGCCAGTTGATCCAGGACGGGCGCATGTACGTCTTCACGACGCGCGCCGACACCATCATGGGCGTGACCTTCGTCGCGGTCGCGCCCGAGCATCCGCTGGCCACGCACGCGGCGAAGTCGAACCCCAAGGTCGCGCGGTTCATCGAGGATGCGAAGAAGGGCGGCACCACCGAGGCCGAGCTCGCGCTGCGCGACAAGGAAGGCGTGCCCACGGGCCTGCAGGTGATGCACCCGCTCACCAACGAGCCGATCGACGTGTGGGTCGGCAACTACGTGCTCATGGGTTACGGCGACGGCGCCGTCATGGGCGTGCCGGGACACGACGAACGCGACTTCGCCTTCGCGCTCAAGTACGGCCTGCCGATCATGGAGGTCGTGCACGTCGACGGCGAGACCTACGACTACAAGCAGTGGCACGAGTGGTACGCCGACAAGGAGCGCGGCGTCACCGTCAACTCCGACATCTTCAGCGGCTTCGGCTACCAGGAGGCGGTCGATGCGGTGGCGCACGCGCTGCAGCAGAAGGGCCTGGGCGAGAAGAAGACCACTTGGCGCCTGCGCGACTGGGGCGTGAGCCGCCAGCGCTACTGGGGCACGCCGATCCCGATCATTCACTGCGACCAGCACGGCGCCGTGCCGGTGCCCGAGAAGGATCTGCCCGTGGTGCTGCCGCAGGACTGCGTGCCCGACGGCAGCGGCAACCCGCTGAACAAGCGCGAGGACTTCCTGGCCTGCAAGTGCCCGGTGTGCGGCAAGCCCGCGCGGCGCGAGACCGACACCCTGGACACCTTCGTCGACAGCTCGTGGTACTACATGCGCTACTGCGACCCCGCGAAGGAAGACGCGATGGTGGGCGAGGGTGCGCAGTACTGGATGCCGATGGACCAGTACATCGGCGGCATCGAACACGCCATCCTGCACCTGCTCTACGCGCGCTTCTGGACCAAGGTGATGCGCGACATGGGCCTGGTGAAGGTCGACGAGCCGTTCACCAAGCTGCTGACGCAGGGCATGGTGCTGAACGAGGCGTTCTACCGCATCGACACGGGCAAGCACTACTACTGGGCGCACGAGCTCGACATCGAGCGCGACGAGCACGCGAAGGTGATCTCCGCGAAGGCGAAGGCCGACGGGCAGCCGGTGACGTACGAAGGCTGGACCACCATGTCCAAGTCCAAGAACAACGGCGTGGACCCGCAGGACCTGATCGAGAAGTACGGCGCCGACACGGCGCGGCTGTACACCATGTTCACGGCGCCGCCGGAGGCGACGCTGGAATGGAACGACGCCGCGCTCGAAGGCTCCTTCCGCTTCCTGCGCCGCGTGTGGGCCTTCGGGCACAAGCTGGGCCCCGGCAGCGCGGCGCCGGCCGACAAGGCGGTGGGGGCGCAGAGCAAGGCGCTGCGCCGCGAGATCCACACCGTGCTGCGCCAGGTCGATTACGACTACCAGCGCATGCAATACAACACGGTCGTCTCCGGCGCGATGAAGCTGCTCAACGCGCTGGAGGATTTCAAGGGCGCCGCCGAGGCCAATTCGGACGCCGCGGTGCGCGAGTGCTTCGGCATCCTGCTGCGCGTGCTGTACCCCGTGACGCCGCACATCGCGCATGCGCTGTGGAAGGAGCTGGGCTTCGCCGAGCGCATGGGCGAGCTGCTCGATGCGCCGTGGCCCACGGTGGACGAGGAAGCGCTGGTGCAGGACGAGGTCGAGCTCGTGCTGCAGGTGAACGGCAAGCACCGCGGCTCCATCCGCGTGCCGGCCGGCGCGCCGCGCGAGGACATCGAGGCGATCGCGCTCAAGACCGAGGCCTTCGCACAGTACGGCGGCGGCCACCCGGTGAAGAAGGTCGTCATCGTGCCGGGCCGCCTCGTGAACGTGGTGGTGTGA
- a CDS encoding ExbD/TolR family protein, producing the protein MSAFGRLERTPGPQPMSDINMTPLVDVMLVLVVILIITAPLLASSVRLDLPRSGAARPSDAPAFVAVVLDKSGQAFVDDKPLTQEQLAQRLAQAAKARPDTEIQLRADAGVPYGRVVEVMGAAQKAGLHRIGFVAEPGGR; encoded by the coding sequence ATGAGTGCTTTCGGCCGCCTGGAGCGCACGCCCGGCCCGCAGCCGATGAGCGACATCAACATGACGCCGCTGGTGGACGTGATGCTGGTGCTGGTGGTCATCCTCATCATCACCGCGCCGCTGCTGGCCAGCTCGGTGCGGCTGGACCTGCCCCGAAGCGGCGCCGCGCGCCCCAGCGACGCGCCGGCCTTCGTGGCGGTGGTGCTGGACAAGTCCGGCCAGGCCTTCGTCGACGACAAGCCCCTGACCCAGGAGCAGCTGGCGCAGCGCCTGGCGCAGGCGGCCAAGGCCCGGCCCGACACCGAGATCCAGCTGCGCGCCGATGCCGGCGTGCCCTACGGCCGCGTGGTGGAGGTGATGGGCGCCGCGCAGAAGGCGGGCTTGCACCGCATCGGTTTCGTGGCCGAGCCCGGCGGCCGCTGA
- a CDS encoding MotA/TolQ/ExbB proton channel family protein, with translation MSLYDLLASGDAVTRLVAIVLLAMSVASWVVILWKAWLLKRAAGDVGRSTAAFWQAPSINEARQRVGAFDRESLVLPLIEATQVAAPGSLAAAGDRSQQLTRVLRDALHRVLDKLQFGQVLLATVGSTAPFVGLLGTVWGIYHALTAIGAAGQITIDKVAGPVGESLIMTAAGLAVAIPAVLGYNIFGRFIGRIEADLEGFARDLRELLTHPAVEP, from the coding sequence ATGAGCCTGTACGACCTGCTGGCCAGCGGCGACGCGGTCACGCGGCTGGTGGCCATCGTGCTGCTGGCGATGTCGGTGGCCAGCTGGGTGGTGATCCTGTGGAAGGCGTGGCTGCTCAAGCGCGCGGCGGGCGACGTCGGCCGCAGCACCGCGGCTTTCTGGCAGGCGCCCTCCATCAACGAAGCCAGGCAGCGGGTCGGGGCGTTCGACCGCGAGTCGCTGGTGCTGCCGCTGATCGAGGCGACGCAGGTGGCGGCGCCCGGCTCGCTCGCCGCCGCAGGCGACCGCTCGCAGCAGCTCACGCGCGTGCTGCGCGACGCCTTGCACCGCGTGCTCGACAAGTTGCAGTTCGGCCAGGTGCTGCTGGCCACCGTGGGTTCCACCGCGCCCTTCGTCGGCCTGCTGGGCACGGTCTGGGGCATCTACCACGCGCTCACCGCCATCGGCGCGGCGGGGCAGATCACCATCGACAAGGTCGCGGGCCCCGTGGGCGAGTCGCTCATCATGACGGCCGCGGGCCTCGCGGTCGCGATCCCGGCGGTGCTGGGCTACAACATCTTCGGTCGCTTCATCGGACGCATCGAGGCCGACCTCGAAGGTTTCGCACGCGACCTGCGCGAGCTGCTCACGCACCCGGCCGTGGAGCCCTAG
- the dapB gene encoding 4-hydroxy-tetrahydrodipicolinate reductase: MAQPSTVHKVAVAGASGRMGHMLIEAIRASGDCQLAGAADVPASPAIGNDAAAFLGVASGVAVSADIAAALADADVLIDFTRPEGTLKHLAACREHKVNLVIGTTGFNESQKEQIRDAARDIAIVMSPNMSVGVNVTLKLLEMAAKSLATGFDIEVIEAHHRHKVDAPSGTALKMGEVIAQALGKDLKKDGVFAREGVTGERKPGTIGFSAIRGGDIVGDHTVLFAGTGERIEITHRSASRSTYADGSLRAVRFLAGKKKGLFDMFDVLALR, translated from the coding sequence ATGGCCCAGCCGTCCACGGTCCACAAGGTGGCGGTCGCCGGTGCCAGCGGCCGCATGGGGCACATGCTCATCGAGGCCATCCGAGCCTCGGGCGACTGCCAATTGGCCGGCGCCGCCGACGTGCCCGCCAGCCCCGCGATCGGCAACGATGCGGCCGCGTTCCTGGGCGTGGCGAGCGGCGTCGCCGTGTCCGCCGACATCGCGGCGGCGCTCGCCGATGCCGACGTGCTCATCGACTTCACGCGCCCCGAAGGCACGCTCAAGCACCTGGCCGCGTGCCGCGAGCACAAGGTCAACCTCGTGATCGGCACCACGGGCTTCAACGAGAGCCAGAAGGAACAGATCCGCGACGCGGCGCGCGACATCGCCATCGTGATGTCGCCCAACATGAGCGTCGGCGTGAACGTCACGCTCAAGCTGCTGGAGATGGCGGCGAAGTCGCTGGCCACCGGCTTCGACATCGAGGTGATCGAAGCCCACCACCGCCACAAGGTCGACGCGCCTTCGGGCACGGCGCTGAAGATGGGCGAGGTGATCGCGCAGGCGCTGGGCAAGGACCTGAAGAAGGACGGCGTGTTCGCCCGCGAAGGCGTCACCGGCGAGCGCAAGCCCGGCACCATCGGCTTCTCCGCGATCCGCGGCGGCGACATCGTCGGCGACCACACCGTGCTCTTCGCCGGCACGGGCGAGCGCATCGAGATCACGCACAGGTCCGCGAGCCGCTCCACGTACGCCGACGGCAGCCTGCGCGCCGTGCGCTTCCTGGCCGGCAAGAAAAAGGGCCTGTTCGACATGTTCGACGTGCTGGCCCTGCGATGA
- a CDS encoding outer membrane protein assembly factor BamE, with amino-acid sequence MRHPAFPAARSALAACVLAALAGCGTFDRTSERIAGAITPYKIEVVQGNFVSKEQVAALRPGMSRTQVRDLLGTPLLADAFHKDRWDYVFTIKRQGVEPQQRRLALFFKDDALDRFDGDEMPTEAEFVATLDSKRKSASVPPLEASEDKLRQFAAENKQPAAPAVPPAPAAATAYPPLEPR; translated from the coding sequence ATGCGCCATCCTGCTTTCCCCGCCGCGCGTAGCGCGCTTGCCGCGTGCGTGCTCGCGGCCCTCGCCGGCTGCGGCACGTTCGACCGCACCAGCGAGCGCATCGCCGGGGCCATCACGCCCTACAAGATCGAGGTCGTGCAGGGCAACTTCGTCTCCAAGGAGCAGGTGGCCGCGCTGCGCCCGGGCATGAGCCGCACGCAGGTGCGCGACCTGCTCGGCACGCCGCTCCTCGCCGACGCGTTCCACAAGGACCGCTGGGACTACGTGTTCACCATCAAGCGCCAGGGCGTGGAGCCGCAGCAGCGCCGCCTGGCGCTGTTCTTCAAGGACGATGCGCTGGACCGCTTCGACGGCGACGAGATGCCGACCGAGGCCGAGTTCGTCGCCACGCTGGACAGCAAGCGCAAGTCCGCGTCCGTGCCGCCGCTGGAAGCGAGCGAGGACAAGCTGCGCCAGTTCGCCGCCGAGAACAAGCAGCCGGCCGCGCCCGCCGTGCCGCCGGCGCCGGCCGCGGCCACCGCCTACCCGCCGCTCGAGCCGCGCTGA
- the fur gene encoding ferric iron uptake transcriptional regulator: protein MANIDDLKSTGLKATVPRLKILDVFHKGDQRHMTAEDVFRVLLTEHSDIGLATVYRVLTQFEQAGILTRSHFESGKAVYELNEGTHHDHLVCLDCGRVEEFYDAEIEKRQHAVAKIKGFDIADHALSLYAHCTKADCPHRPKGRGQA, encoded by the coding sequence ATGGCCAACATCGACGACCTCAAGAGCACGGGCCTGAAGGCCACGGTGCCGCGCCTGAAGATCCTGGACGTCTTCCACAAGGGCGACCAGCGCCACATGACGGCCGAGGACGTGTTCCGCGTGCTGCTGACCGAGCACTCCGACATCGGCCTGGCCACCGTGTACCGCGTGCTCACGCAGTTCGAGCAGGCCGGCATCCTGACGCGCAGCCACTTCGAAAGCGGCAAGGCCGTCTACGAGCTGAACGAGGGCACGCACCACGACCACCTGGTGTGCCTGGACTGCGGGCGGGTGGAGGAGTTCTACGACGCCGAGATCGAGAAGCGCCAGCACGCAGTGGCCAAGATCAAGGGCTTCGACATCGCGGACCACGCGCTGAGCCTGTACGCGCACTGCACGAAGGCCGACTGCCCGCACCGCCCCAAGGGCAGGGGCCAGGCCTAG
- the hprK gene encoding HPr(Ser) kinase/phosphatase produces MKPSVVSADVLFEDHRGKLKWEWVAGLGASERRFDEVAVRAARSGADLVGYLNYIHPYRVQILGEREVAYLTNATQEDCARRIARIVTLEPPVLVLTDGQVAPEALLQMCERAQIPMFATKEPSAFVIDVMRAYLSKHFAERTSMHGVFMDILGLGVLITGESGLGKSELGLELISRGNGLVADDAVDFYRINQTTIEGRCPELLQNLLEVRGIGLLDIRAIFGETAVRRKMRLKLIVHLVRRETLEREYERLPYEPLTQDVLGVPVRKAVIQVVAGRNIAVLVEAAVRNTILQLRGVDTYQEFVERHRRAMENGS; encoded by the coding sequence GTGAAACCCTCAGTCGTCAGCGCCGACGTTCTCTTCGAGGACCACCGCGGCAAGCTGAAATGGGAATGGGTCGCCGGCCTCGGCGCCTCCGAGCGCCGCTTCGACGAAGTGGCGGTGCGCGCAGCGCGCTCGGGCGCCGACCTCGTCGGCTACCTCAATTACATCCACCCCTACCGCGTGCAGATCCTGGGCGAGCGCGAGGTCGCGTACCTCACGAACGCCACGCAGGAAGACTGCGCCCGCCGCATCGCGCGCATCGTCACGCTCGAGCCGCCGGTGCTGGTGCTGACCGACGGCCAGGTCGCACCCGAGGCGCTGCTGCAGATGTGCGAGCGCGCGCAGATCCCGATGTTCGCGACGAAGGAGCCCTCGGCCTTCGTCATCGACGTCATGCGCGCGTACCTGTCCAAGCATTTCGCCGAGCGCACGTCGATGCACGGCGTGTTCATGGACATCCTGGGGCTGGGCGTGCTGATCACCGGCGAGTCGGGCCTGGGCAAGAGCGAGCTCGGCCTCGAACTCATCTCGCGCGGCAACGGCCTGGTGGCCGACGACGCGGTGGATTTCTACCGCATCAACCAGACCACCATCGAGGGGCGCTGCCCGGAGCTGTTGCAGAACCTGCTGGAGGTGCGCGGCATCGGCCTCTTGGACATCCGCGCGATCTTCGGCGAGACGGCCGTGCGCCGGAAGATGCGGCTGAAGCTGATCGTGCACCTGGTGCGGCGCGAGACGCTCGAGCGCGAGTACGAGCGCCTGCCCTACGAGCCGCTCACGCAGGACGTGCTGGGCGTGCCGGTGCGCAAGGCCGTGATCCAGGTGGTGGCCGGCCGCAACATCGCCGTGCTGGTGGAAGCGGCCGTGCGCAACACCATCCTGCAGCTGCGCGGCGTGGACACCTACCAGGAGTTCGTCGAGCGGCACCGCCGCGCGATGGAGAACGGATCCTGA
- a CDS encoding PTS sugar transporter subunit IIA: MNRLASILPSTQVLVSVDATSKKRAFEEAGLLFENLHGLSRALITDSLFARERLGSTGLGHGVAIPHGRIKGLKSPMAALFQLGSPIGFDAPDEQPVSLLIFLLVPEAATQKHLEILSEIAELLSDAPLREKMKSCNDAAELHRLISTWQSAQPA; this comes from the coding sequence ATGAACCGCCTCGCGTCCATCCTGCCCTCCACCCAGGTCCTGGTGAGCGTCGACGCCACGAGCAAGAAGCGCGCGTTCGAAGAGGCCGGCCTCCTGTTCGAGAACCTGCACGGCCTGTCGCGCGCCCTGATCACCGACAGCCTGTTCGCGCGCGAGCGCCTGGGCTCCACGGGCCTGGGCCATGGCGTGGCCATCCCGCACGGCCGCATCAAGGGCCTGAAGTCGCCCATGGCCGCGCTGTTCCAGCTGGGCAGCCCCATCGGTTTCGACGCGCCCGACGAGCAGCCGGTGTCGCTGCTGATCTTCCTGCTGGTGCCCGAGGCGGCCACGCAGAAGCACCTGGAAATCCTCTCCGAGATCGCCGAACTGCTGTCCGACGCGCCGCTGCGCGAGAAGATGAAGTCCTGCAACGACGCGGCCGAACTGCACCGCCTGATCTCGACCTGGCAGTCGGCCCAGCCCGCCTAG
- the hpf gene encoding ribosome hibernation-promoting factor, HPF/YfiA family, with amino-acid sequence MNLTISGHHLEVTPALRNYVTSKLDRITRHFDQVVDVRVLLTVEKLKEKERRQRAECKIHVKGNDMFAESSHEDLYAALDELVDKLDRQVGKHKDRVKDHQCSVKRLM; translated from the coding sequence ATGAACTTGACGATCAGCGGTCACCATCTCGAAGTCACCCCCGCGCTTCGAAACTACGTGACCAGCAAGCTTGATCGAATCACGCGCCACTTTGACCAGGTCGTCGACGTCCGAGTGCTGCTCACCGTGGAGAAACTGAAGGAGAAGGAACGACGACAGAGGGCCGAGTGCAAGATCCACGTGAAGGGCAACGACATGTTCGCCGAGAGCTCGCACGAGGACCTGTACGCCGCCCTGGACGAACTGGTCGACAAGCTCGACCGCCAGGTCGGCAAGCACAAGGACCGGGTCAAGGACCACCAGTGCAGCGTTAAACGGCTCATGTGA